In a single window of the Metopolophium dirhodum isolate CAU chromosome 2, ASM1992520v1, whole genome shotgun sequence genome:
- the LOC132938472 gene encoding AN1-type zinc finger protein 2A, protein MELPNLGQNCSKETCKRLDFLPVKCDACSGIFCSDHMSYSSHQCQSAYKKNVQVPMCPLCNKPVPVPRGQEPDFTVGQHIDNDCRFTEGRKVFTNRCTVTKCRGKEAVPLVCSECRQNHCFKHRHPLDHSCTGSAKSVPRKVTDVKNIFGTNGIIKKAFTATAIQGNMSEDEALARALAESERLTNENTTNSQPRCSVA, encoded by the exons atttCCTGCCAGTTAAATGCGATGCCTGTTCTGGTATATTTTG TTCTGATCACATGAGCTACAGCAGTCATCAGTGTCAATCTGCATACAAGAAAAATGTACAAGTTCCCATGTGCCCTTTGTGCAACAAACCAGTACCAGTACCACGAGGTCAAGAACCAGACTTTACTGTTGGGCAACACATTGACAATGACTGTCGGTTTACTGAGGGTAgaaag GTGTTCACAAATAGATGCACGGTAACAAAATGTCGAGGCAAGGAAGCTGTACCTTTGGTATGTAGTGAGTGCCGTCAAAACCATTGTTTTAAACATCGTCATCCTTTGGATCATAGTTGTACAGGTAGTGCAAAATCTGTTCCAAGAAAAGTGAC ggatgttaaaaatatatttggaacCAATGGAATTATTAAAAAGGCTTTTACTGCTACTGCAATACAGGGAAATAtg aGTGAAGATGAAGCATTAGCTAGAGCCTTAGCTGAATCTGAACGTTTGACCAACGAAAATACTACTAATTCTCAACCAAGATGTTCTGTTGCATAA